Proteins from a genomic interval of Paenibacillus sp. FSL H8-0048:
- a CDS encoding stalk domain-containing protein, producing the protein MKKLITAAAIALLLAGHAAGSSIDIAHSAAPLSLVVDGQAVLPGAPPFHSGGTLYVPARTLLEFYPMQLQWNNTLKQLTLFTSWDKTILTPGSASTQVTYTQTDGGYQEELDSPVLLKEGRVYIAAATLDSLTGAVTELNPGGSRVTVTPGSLSITVRVPAAPLAVAENNSKVKLYAALKDGNTYKGFILEVNGKKQSFNWTVSRVYSHPPQLFYADVDSDGKPEIAVVFTLGTGTSLVAQEVHVVKPEQWKEISVPAADKAASAVVSSSISLDKADVLLKLELTGPVPSKVTLRLPDRAEDGLKYFGSKAAIGAVTYYSVENNKLLADTSLMVGMTESVGTLKLEYKAGKTGMELGSIAFEPHERSEAIVEK; encoded by the coding sequence ATGAAAAAATTAATTACCGCTGCCGCTATTGCCCTGCTCCTCGCAGGCCATGCGGCCGGTTCATCCATAGATATTGCCCATTCTGCTGCTCCTCTATCCCTTGTTGTGGATGGACAAGCCGTTCTTCCCGGGGCTCCCCCCTTCCACTCAGGCGGCACATTATACGTACCTGCCCGCACGCTGCTGGAGTTCTACCCGATGCAGTTACAATGGAACAACACCCTTAAGCAGCTTACTCTTTTCACGAGCTGGGACAAGACGATTCTTACGCCCGGTAGCGCTTCCACGCAAGTGACTTATACACAAACGGACGGAGGATATCAAGAAGAACTGGACTCTCCTGTGTTATTGAAGGAAGGCCGTGTGTATATTGCGGCAGCTACACTGGACTCCCTTACCGGAGCAGTTACAGAGCTGAATCCGGGAGGAAGCCGGGTAACTGTTACCCCGGGAAGTCTTAGCATCACCGTCAGAGTACCCGCAGCTCCCCTTGCCGTTGCAGAGAATAATTCCAAGGTGAAGCTGTACGCTGCGCTCAAGGACGGCAATACCTACAAAGGGTTCATTCTTGAAGTGAACGGGAAAAAGCAAAGCTTCAACTGGACCGTATCCAGGGTCTATTCGCACCCGCCTCAGCTCTTCTATGCCGATGTAGATTCGGACGGCAAACCGGAGATTGCGGTTGTGTTCACTCTGGGTACCGGTACCTCGCTGGTTGCACAGGAGGTTCATGTGGTTAAGCCTGAACAGTGGAAGGAAATATCGGTGCCTGCTGCGGACAAAGCGGCCTCCGCTGTAGTCTCCTCCAGTATTTCGCTGGATAAGGCTGATGTCCTGCTGAAGCTTGAGCTTACAGGACCTGTTCCCTCTAAGGTGACGCTCAGACTCCCGGACCGAGCTGAGGACGGCCTGAAGTATTTCGGCAGCAAAGCGGCTATTGGCGCAGTGACCTACTACTCAGTAGAGAATAACAAACTGCTCGCAGATACCAGCTTAATGGTCGGCATGACCGAGAGTGTCGGTACCCTGAAGCTGGAGTATAAGGCAGGCAAGACGGGGATGGAGCTGGGGTCTATTGCTTTTGAGCCGCATGAACGGAGTGAAGCCATTGTGGAGAAATAA
- a CDS encoding TatD family hydrolase: MIDAHIHLDQYEDKVLSSMLEGLPEQGIESLIAVSMNLASSKRTLELADSYPGLVKPAYGFHPEQALPTEEELNVLLKWVTGHADRMAAIGEIGLPYYSRAEAAARGEDWDMEPYLGLLGRLLGLAAQLAKPVVLHAVYEDAWTVCDLLEQHGLTQAHFHWFKGPAATVDRMISRGYYISFTPDILYEPEIQELARRYPPELVMAETDGPWPFEGPFAGRTTHPAMVHDVAAAWGALHGYSVAEARAKLTANTVRFYGL, translated from the coding sequence ATGATTGATGCCCATATTCATCTTGACCAATATGAGGACAAGGTATTATCCTCCATGCTGGAGGGACTGCCGGAGCAGGGCATCGAGTCACTGATCGCCGTCTCGATGAATCTCGCTTCGAGCAAGCGAACTCTGGAGTTAGCAGACAGCTATCCGGGCCTTGTGAAGCCTGCGTATGGTTTCCATCCAGAGCAGGCGCTGCCTACAGAGGAAGAACTGAACGTGCTGCTGAAATGGGTTACCGGCCATGCGGACCGTATGGCCGCTATTGGTGAAATCGGCCTTCCCTACTACTCCCGCGCCGAAGCTGCCGCACGCGGTGAAGACTGGGATATGGAACCCTATCTCGGGCTGCTGGGCAGACTTCTGGGCCTCGCCGCCCAATTAGCCAAGCCAGTCGTGCTGCATGCTGTCTATGAGGATGCGTGGACCGTATGCGATCTGCTCGAGCAGCATGGCCTTACGCAGGCCCATTTCCACTGGTTCAAGGGTCCCGCTGCTACCGTTGACCGGATGATTAGCCGGGGTTACTACATTTCCTTCACTCCCGACATCCTCTATGAACCGGAGATTCAGGAGCTAGCACGCCGCTATCCGCCGGAGCTGGTCATGGCAGAGACAGACGGCCCGTGGCCGTTTGAAGGACCGTTCGCCGGGCGCACCACCCATCCGGCTATGGTCCATGACGTTGCTGCCGCCTGGGGGGCGCTGCATGGATATTCGGTTGCCGAAGCCAGAGCGAAGCTGACGGCGAATACGGTGCGATTTTATGGGTTATAG
- a CDS encoding histidine phosphatase family protein — MTTYIYMVRHGDSLRTGMDEWTRGLSPKGEEDALRVTECLKDEGIDVMYSSPYIRAVNTIADLADQLEQEIILIDGLREKVWMEGEQQLPDDELYQVLQKMYTDPDYALPGGESNRECQTRAVKALKDILQTHAGKRVVIGTHGMVMSLMMSNFDPEYGLDFLMQTTKPDIYVMEFIEDEVAVRRMAI, encoded by the coding sequence ATGACAACTTATATCTACATGGTGAGGCACGGGGATTCGCTTCGTACAGGAATGGATGAATGGACACGGGGCTTGTCGCCTAAGGGCGAAGAGGATGCCCTGCGGGTCACGGAATGCCTGAAGGATGAAGGGATAGATGTGATGTACAGCAGCCCGTATATCCGGGCGGTCAACACAATTGCGGATTTGGCGGATCAACTGGAGCAGGAAATCATTCTGATCGATGGTCTGAGGGAAAAGGTCTGGATGGAGGGCGAACAGCAGCTGCCGGATGATGAGCTATATCAAGTGCTACAGAAGATGTACACCGATCCGGATTACGCCCTGCCGGGCGGGGAATCGAACCGGGAATGCCAGACGCGGGCGGTGAAGGCGCTGAAGGATATCCTGCAGACCCATGCTGGGAAAAGAGTGGTCATCGGAACCCATGGCATGGTGATGTCCCTGATGATGAGCAATTTTGACCCGGAATATGGTCTGGACTTCCTGATGCAAACAACGAAGCCGGATATTTATGTTATGGAGTTCATAGAAGATGAAGTAGCGGTCCGGCGGATGGCTATTTAA
- a CDS encoding MFS transporter: MEQSTKQGTSLLHNKTYMRVYTAFATASFGDWFDALAIQVLVGYRWHASPLMLALIPVALALPSILLGSVAGAAADRMNKLKLMRICDLLTALVTLLVLFAPGMVWLLPLLALRSALSTLNMPAQQSLTRSLVREDQLLQASSLNGLVNQGSKIAGPLLGGLALAFLTPQWCIMLNALLRGCSYLLLLSVKNIRTDEADSRQSEAKEGKLPLLTMWREGWGFLLRSRLLLTAMLFGLAGSLVIQVVDFQFTSLFRIFAPERESLLGWMVAATGAGAVLIILILNKLKSEGRYGWKLGLGYVLIGGSIAALGLLQPGASMLWVLVFGFVLGTGNGMFMVTFNYCLQKETPPHMTGRIFGIQNTVLSAVMIAAPLLGGVLVQYAGPARIFVNIGLLLLILGLAGVLLQRQLWPAARETADSAVQGAVQ, translated from the coding sequence ATGGAGCAATCAACCAAGCAGGGAACAAGCCTGCTGCACAACAAAACGTACATGCGGGTCTACACCGCATTCGCCACCGCAAGCTTCGGCGACTGGTTCGACGCGCTGGCCATTCAGGTACTGGTCGGCTACCGCTGGCATGCCAGCCCGCTAATGCTGGCGCTCATACCGGTAGCGCTGGCATTGCCCAGCATTCTGCTCGGCTCGGTTGCCGGCGCAGCCGCCGACCGGATGAACAAGCTGAAGCTGATGCGTATCTGCGATCTGCTGACCGCGCTGGTGACCCTGCTGGTGCTGTTCGCGCCGGGCATGGTCTGGCTGCTGCCGCTGCTGGCGCTTCGATCCGCGCTGTCCACACTGAATATGCCGGCCCAGCAGTCCTTGACCCGCAGTCTTGTGAGAGAGGATCAGCTGCTGCAAGCCTCGTCTCTGAACGGACTGGTTAACCAGGGCTCCAAGATCGCCGGTCCCTTACTCGGAGGTTTGGCTCTCGCCTTTCTTACGCCGCAGTGGTGCATCATGCTTAATGCCTTGCTGCGCGGCTGCTCTTACCTGCTGTTGTTGTCTGTCAAGAATATCCGCACGGATGAAGCAGACAGCAGGCAGTCTGAAGCGAAGGAAGGCAAGCTCCCGCTTCTCACCATGTGGCGGGAAGGCTGGGGCTTCCTGCTGCGCAGCCGGCTGCTGCTGACTGCAATGCTATTTGGACTCGCCGGATCACTGGTGATTCAGGTGGTTGATTTTCAATTCACCAGTCTGTTCCGGATCTTCGCCCCGGAGCGCGAATCGCTGCTGGGCTGGATGGTGGCCGCCACGGGAGCAGGGGCCGTGTTGATCATTCTGATCCTGAACAAGCTGAAATCGGAAGGCAGGTATGGCTGGAAGCTGGGCCTTGGGTATGTGCTGATTGGCGGGTCGATTGCGGCGCTGGGTCTGCTTCAGCCGGGGGCGTCGATGCTGTGGGTGCTGGTATTCGGGTTTGTGCTGGGGACCGGAAACGGCATGTTTATGGTTACGTTCAATTATTGCCTGCAAAAAGAAACCCCGCCGCACATGACCGGCCGCATCTTCGGCATCCAAAATACCGTGCTCAGCGCGGTAATGATTGCAGCGCCTTTGCTGGGCGGTGTGCTGGTGCAGTATGCGGGCCCGGCCCGGATTTTTGTTAACATCGGCTTGCTGTTGTTGATTCTGGGGCTTGCGGGGGTGCTGCTTCAGCGCCAGCTCTGGCCGGCGGCAAGGGAGACAGCAGATAGCGCTGTCCAGGGGGCGGTGCAATAA
- a CDS encoding winged helix-turn-helix domain-containing protein: MHVELIASEYKVSAGGLTVELLPKEFALLQFLYRNRGRTFSREQLLDKVWPMEYPVERTVDDHIYRLRKKLRPLGGIDIKTIRGFGYSLTIPGSLAGVAVNPATHDSELRDTMREVFSKFHVYGQGKSILTLARQQDILGFELDPHYAMVVHFVQGDLEWLIHTEEIPLKDRLFYLNLFYFFIGNPKEKVEYAERLIERKLLNPTDQLELEILTMLDLYTLAGQPELALERLKRTYQVIAGPGFENFIPVTMITELFIHLTAGAGDEELERLDEAVSKILRDKPFLREIGSYKVVKGLWALRREQWAEGDKLIQEGLQVMEMSGFIPLRLYSVYRIHHFCRMFQAGSTLDRKYEELFTTGLEAYGLPRLEQTLEELLLGLLEAL; the protein is encoded by the coding sequence ATGCATGTGGAGCTGATCGCAAGTGAATATAAGGTATCCGCCGGAGGATTAACGGTAGAGCTGCTGCCCAAGGAGTTCGCATTGCTGCAGTTTCTGTACCGCAACCGGGGGCGGACCTTCAGCCGCGAGCAGCTGCTGGATAAAGTGTGGCCAATGGAGTACCCGGTGGAGCGGACGGTGGACGATCACATCTACCGGCTGCGTAAGAAGCTGCGGCCATTAGGTGGTATCGACATTAAGACGATCCGCGGCTTCGGGTACAGTCTGACGATTCCCGGCAGCCTTGCGGGCGTAGCGGTGAATCCGGCAACGCATGACTCTGAGCTGCGGGATACCATGCGCGAGGTTTTCTCAAAATTCCATGTGTACGGCCAGGGCAAATCGATACTGACGCTGGCTCGCCAGCAGGACATCCTTGGTTTTGAGTTGGACCCGCATTATGCGATGGTGGTTCATTTCGTGCAGGGAGATCTGGAGTGGTTGATTCATACGGAAGAGATTCCGCTGAAGGACCGGCTCTTTTACCTCAATCTGTTCTACTTCTTCATTGGCAATCCCAAGGAGAAGGTGGAGTATGCTGAGCGTCTCATAGAGCGGAAGCTGCTGAATCCGACGGATCAGCTGGAGCTGGAGATTCTGACCATGCTGGACTTATACACCCTTGCCGGGCAGCCGGAGCTGGCGCTGGAACGCCTGAAACGCACCTATCAGGTTATCGCAGGACCCGGGTTCGAGAACTTCATACCTGTCACGATGATTACGGAGCTGTTCATCCATCTTACTGCGGGTGCAGGAGATGAAGAGCTGGAACGGCTGGATGAAGCGGTCAGCAAGATCCTGCGGGATAAGCCGTTTTTGCGCGAAATTGGCAGTTATAAGGTGGTAAAAGGACTTTGGGCGCTGCGCCGGGAACAATGGGCAGAAGGAGACAAGCTGATTCAGGAGGGACTGCAGGTGATGGAGATGTCCGGCTTCATTCCGCTGCGGCTCTACTCGGTCTACCGGATTCACCATTTCTGCCGCATGTTCCAGGCGGGGAGCACCTTGGACCGCAAATATGAGGAATTGTTCACTACAGGGCTTGAAGCCTACGGCTTGCCCCGGCTGGAGCAGACGCTTGAAGAGCTGCTGCTGGGGCTGCTGGAAGCCCTCTGA
- a CDS encoding YjgB family protein, which yields MTTSIRTITSILIVGAMLSLTACNSGKTEPSSNNTAAATATVQPGDNTSSAAEGAQVSESGTDDGAAASAEPVTADSEAPDGAASESTVTEVAGAEADTVAPATPEERSKQLKELLELAKQGKVPGVEYAAHTGLIDEVEAAWGEPDLKESAGKGIYSTYSGKQVVIGFNKGSKIFDVRSSAPDLRNLTLEQIEEVLGKPDATTVNGEHNIYIYQANKQYQLKFIIPESTGTVDHISVFSEQDSINNMAG from the coding sequence TTGACTACATCAATTAGGACAATCACAAGTATTCTTATCGTTGGGGCGATGCTCAGCCTTACAGCCTGTAATTCCGGCAAAACGGAACCATCGTCTAACAATACGGCTGCGGCTACAGCAACTGTGCAGCCTGGGGATAACACTTCATCGGCAGCAGAAGGTGCGCAGGTAAGCGAATCTGGTACAGATGACGGCGCTGCTGCGAGCGCAGAGCCTGTAACTGCTGACTCAGAAGCCCCCGACGGAGCCGCATCAGAGTCTACGGTTACTGAGGTTGCAGGGGCTGAAGCAGATACCGTAGCTCCCGCCACCCCGGAAGAACGCAGCAAGCAGCTGAAGGAACTGCTGGAGCTTGCTAAGCAGGGCAAGGTGCCCGGCGTTGAATATGCTGCACACACCGGACTTATTGATGAGGTGGAAGCCGCGTGGGGAGAGCCGGACCTCAAGGAATCGGCAGGCAAAGGGATCTATTCCACTTATTCGGGCAAGCAGGTGGTCATCGGCTTCAATAAGGGCAGTAAGATTTTCGATGTGCGCTCCAGCGCCCCGGACCTGCGTAACCTGACACTGGAGCAGATTGAAGAAGTCCTCGGCAAGCCGGATGCTACTACAGTGAATGGAGAGCACAACATCTATATTTATCAGGCCAACAAGCAGTATCAGCTCAAATTCATCATCCCGGAATCCACAGGAACCGTAGATCATATCTCGGTGTTCTCGGAGCAGGACTCCATTAATAATATGGCAGGCTAG
- a CDS encoding RDD family protein, whose translation MEPWIEEELNLYEFVGFWKRVLINIIDSLILILPTYLLTRISVPAAESAGSAFPLFIQFVLLMAFNIFMVVRYGGTPGRLLLGARIVDENGRYPVLRQALIRDSFIIVNSFLAVVVSLNTEALSSIPSSLVNWSPLAADLNAFVGWVVVLDCLFIVFTPRKRALHDLMARTYVVNKTALDRDQTGRFIT comes from the coding sequence ATGGAGCCGTGGATCGAGGAAGAACTTAATTTATACGAATTTGTAGGCTTTTGGAAAAGAGTGCTGATTAATATCATTGACTCCCTTATTCTTATCCTACCTACCTATTTACTGACCAGGATTTCAGTGCCGGCGGCAGAGTCGGCAGGGTCAGCTTTTCCGCTTTTTATACAGTTTGTACTGCTTATGGCGTTCAATATATTTATGGTTGTCCGATACGGCGGGACGCCGGGCAGGCTGCTTTTGGGGGCAAGAATCGTTGATGAGAATGGAAGGTATCCGGTGCTCAGGCAGGCTTTGATCAGGGATAGTTTTATTATTGTTAACAGCTTCCTGGCAGTGGTTGTGAGTCTGAATACCGAGGCGTTGTCCTCCATCCCAAGCAGTCTCGTGAACTGGAGTCCGCTTGCGGCGGATTTGAATGCTTTTGTTGGCTGGGTCGTGGTGTTGGATTGCCTATTCATCGTATTTACCCCACGCAAGCGGGCGCTGCATGATCTGATGGCCCGAACTTATGTGGTGAACAAAACAGCACTGGACCGTGATCAGACAGGGAGATTCATAACATAA
- a CDS encoding L,D-transpeptidase family protein has protein sequence MSQREQASRIQTYFPKSIALTLVFVMLLTACFTGSAAAASSSSDLIIVNKKTNKLAYYSDGKLVKIFPVATGKTKSLTPEGSFKMVVKIKNRPYYKDKIPGGDPANPLGDRWLGLEVNDTYGTTYAIHGNNNESSIGKYVSAGCIRMHNDDIHWLYPKIAKNTRVIITTSGLEMAAIAEKNGYRLGSTMIAGAFVKGGEKLPVKNSFLLEDSRVYIPLSESVKLLGGSLMQEAGTGALIITIGKNTAVHKPLSTKAKVNGKTVDMLASKTVDGRLYIPLGSLTPLFGLPFTWNAKEGAVKL, from the coding sequence ATGAGTCAGCGTGAACAGGCAAGCCGGATTCAAACGTATTTTCCCAAAAGTATCGCATTAACACTGGTATTTGTAATGCTTTTGACTGCATGCTTCACAGGATCGGCCGCTGCGGCATCGTCTTCCTCAGATCTGATCATTGTGAACAAAAAAACGAACAAACTGGCGTATTACAGCGATGGCAAGCTGGTGAAGATTTTTCCGGTTGCTACCGGCAAAACGAAAAGCCTGACGCCTGAAGGCAGCTTCAAGATGGTGGTCAAAATCAAGAACAGACCCTATTACAAGGATAAGATTCCCGGAGGCGATCCGGCCAATCCGCTGGGGGACCGCTGGCTGGGGCTGGAAGTAAATGATACTTACGGCACGACCTATGCCATTCACGGCAACAACAATGAATCCTCTATCGGTAAATATGTCAGCGCCGGATGCATCCGCATGCACAATGACGATATTCACTGGCTGTATCCGAAGATTGCGAAGAACACCCGGGTCATCATTACAACCTCCGGGCTAGAAATGGCGGCCATTGCCGAGAAGAACGGCTACCGTCTGGGCTCTACGATGATTGCGGGAGCTTTTGTCAAGGGCGGGGAGAAGCTGCCGGTGAAGAATTCCTTCCTGCTGGAGGATTCGCGGGTGTACATTCCACTGAGTGAATCCGTGAAGCTGCTGGGCGGAAGCCTGATGCAGGAGGCGGGAACCGGAGCGCTTATCATCACAATCGGCAAGAATACAGCAGTTCACAAACCGCTCAGCACGAAGGCCAAAGTGAACGGTAAAACAGTGGATATGCTGGCCTCCAAAACTGTAGACGGCCGTCTGTACATTCCGCTGGGCAGCTTAACGCCGCTGTTCGGCCTGCCGTTCACCTGGAATGCTAAAGAGGGAGCAGTGAAGCTGTAA
- a CDS encoding sugar kinase, giving the protein MSTRGSENKIILVKRKTRLEELVVRYNTIQQAQFYIERLGADFSDYLSEDFQYRKAVETAVTELSAIGRLQVLERQHVPNFIFGAEDTVVVLGQDGLVANTLKYLHEQPLIGVNPDPLRWDGVLLPFRVKEVRQVVTEVLRAQRQVREVTLAKVELNDGQSLYGVNDLFIGRRTHVSARYQLELNGQLEQQSSSGIIVSTGLGSTGWLKSVLAGAAGIVSRAAQMQHAEAEWTAPVSAEIAAVSAGSGLAWNHPELYFTVREPFPSRTTSAELVFGRISSRLPLRITSQMPEDGVIFSDGVESDYLEFNSGVEATVGLAEKTGRLVV; this is encoded by the coding sequence ATGAGCACCCGGGGATCGGAGAACAAAATCATACTGGTCAAACGCAAGACCCGCCTGGAGGAGCTGGTGGTCCGCTACAATACGATCCAGCAGGCCCAGTTCTATATTGAACGGCTGGGCGCCGATTTCAGCGACTACTTAAGCGAGGATTTCCAATACCGCAAGGCGGTGGAGACCGCAGTGACCGAGCTCAGCGCCATCGGCCGGCTCCAGGTGCTGGAGCGGCAGCATGTGCCGAATTTCATCTTTGGGGCCGAGGATACCGTTGTGGTCCTGGGCCAGGACGGTCTGGTCGCCAATACACTGAAATACCTTCACGAGCAGCCGCTGATCGGAGTGAATCCTGATCCGCTGCGCTGGGATGGCGTGCTGCTGCCCTTCAGAGTCAAGGAAGTCCGGCAAGTGGTGACGGAGGTGCTGCGCGCCCAGCGCCAGGTCCGTGAGGTCACCCTTGCCAAGGTGGAGCTGAATGACGGCCAGAGCCTGTACGGGGTGAACGATCTGTTCATCGGCCGCCGGACCCATGTCTCGGCCCGGTATCAGCTGGAGCTGAACGGGCAGCTGGAGCAGCAGTCCTCCAGCGGCATCATTGTCTCGACGGGACTTGGCTCCACGGGCTGGCTCAAGAGTGTGCTTGCCGGAGCCGCAGGAATCGTCAGCCGTGCCGCTCAAATGCAGCATGCAGAGGCTGAATGGACAGCCCCGGTGTCTGCGGAGATTGCCGCAGTCAGCGCGGGCAGCGGGCTGGCCTGGAACCATCCCGAGCTGTACTTCACTGTGCGGGAGCCTTTTCCAAGCCGGACGACTTCAGCAGAGCTGGTATTCGGGAGAATCAGCAGCCGTCTGCCGCTCCGTATCACCTCACAGATGCCGGAGGACGGCGTGATCTTCAGCGATGGTGTGGAGAGCGATTATCTGGAGTTCAACTCCGGGGTGGAAGCGACGGTTGGGCTGGCGGAGAAGACCGGCAGGCTGGTAGTTTAA
- a CDS encoding SPFH domain-containing protein, with product MFGFRFVKFQPSDYVLKVKNGKVVREGVGLSFHYYAPTTSVVVVPVSSIDVPFMFEEITADYQTVTVQGQLTYRIVDYRKTTQILNYTYNLKKNTYLSDDPHKLAQRVINIAKVLTKKQLGQLPLKEAIQSSERLAKMITHEIGQSAEIEKLGIELMGLSILAIVPNKETLRALEAQAREEMLRNADNALYERRNASIEQERRVKENELNTEIAVQTKKRQMREALLDSDRSAKQKQNEMKEEQLIFDTELEEKKQALIELAIANKRAEADAKAYELTAVMNSLQNVSPNVLQALTNVGMNPDKLIAIAFQELAENAGKIGQLNITPDLLQGIMAGSAAGGAGAERGGNGR from the coding sequence ATGTTCGGATTCCGGTTCGTGAAATTTCAGCCCAGTGATTATGTGCTTAAGGTGAAGAATGGCAAGGTAGTGCGTGAGGGGGTCGGGCTTTCTTTTCATTATTATGCGCCGACGACTTCGGTGGTGGTGGTGCCTGTGTCCTCGATAGATGTTCCATTCATGTTCGAGGAAATTACTGCGGACTATCAGACGGTAACCGTCCAGGGACAGCTGACCTACCGGATTGTCGATTACCGCAAGACCACCCAGATCCTCAACTACACCTATAATCTCAAAAAGAACACCTATCTCTCCGACGATCCGCACAAGCTGGCTCAGCGGGTAATTAATATCGCTAAGGTCCTGACCAAGAAGCAGCTCGGGCAGCTCCCGCTGAAGGAGGCGATCCAGTCGAGTGAACGGCTGGCCAAGATGATTACCCATGAAATCGGCCAGAGTGCGGAGATTGAGAAGCTGGGCATAGAGCTGATGGGCTTGTCCATTCTGGCGATTGTACCGAATAAGGAGACGCTGCGTGCCTTGGAAGCGCAGGCCAGGGAGGAGATGCTCCGTAACGCGGATAATGCGCTCTATGAGCGGCGTAACGCTTCGATTGAGCAGGAACGGCGGGTGAAGGAGAATGAGCTGAATACAGAGATCGCCGTTCAGACGAAGAAGCGGCAGATGCGTGAGGCGCTGCTTGATTCTGACCGTTCAGCGAAGCAGAAGCAGAATGAGATGAAGGAAGAGCAGCTGATTTTTGATACGGAGCTGGAGGAGAAGAAGCAGGCGCTGATTGAGCTGGCCATAGCGAATAAGAGAGCTGAAGCGGATGCCAAGGCTTACGAGCTGACGGCGGTAATGAATTCGCTGCAAAATGTATCGCCTAACGTTCTGCAGGCGCTGACGAATGTCGGCATGAACCCGGATAAGCTGATCGCCATCGCCTTCCAGGAGCTGGCGGAGAACGCCGGGAAGATCGGCCAGCTTAACATTACGCCGGATCTGCTGCAAGGAATCATGGCCGGTTCGGCAGCAGGCGGCGCCGGAGCAGAAAGAGGAGGTAACGGACGATGA
- a CDS encoding copper homeostasis protein CutC, with protein MLLEVIATTVSDAVTAERYGADRIELVTGIREGGLTPSLGLIEAVREQVSIPVRVMVRPHARSFVYDASDVETMLRDIRHIARVGGLSVVMGMLREDRTIDEELLSRLLERAAGMEVTFHRAFDEVPDQLEALEVLKRYPQITDILTSGGTAAAGTPGGMVRLAVLERLSAGSSLSILAGSGLNAADLKDFVTRTGVRRVHFGSAVREDGDPLKPVDPERLAAIRTLLKL; from the coding sequence ATGCTGTTAGAGGTTATAGCAACTACAGTAAGTGATGCGGTCACAGCGGAGCGTTATGGTGCTGACCGGATTGAACTGGTCACGGGCATCCGGGAGGGCGGATTAACGCCCAGTCTGGGCTTGATTGAAGCGGTCCGGGAGCAGGTCAGCATTCCGGTGAGAGTAATGGTGAGGCCGCATGCACGCTCCTTCGTGTATGATGCATCCGATGTGGAGACCATGCTGCGCGATATCCGCCATATAGCCCGGGTAGGCGGGCTGTCCGTGGTGATGGGAATGCTCCGGGAGGACCGGACGATAGACGAAGAGCTGCTGAGCCGGCTGCTGGAGCGGGCAGCAGGGATGGAGGTTACCTTCCATCGTGCGTTTGACGAGGTGCCGGACCAGCTTGAAGCTCTAGAGGTTCTGAAGCGGTATCCGCAGATTACCGATATCCTGACCTCCGGCGGGACTGCTGCTGCAGGTACGCCGGGCGGTATGGTGAGACTTGCTGTACTGGAACGGCTGTCTGCCGGTTCTTCGCTCTCCATCCTGGCAGGCAGCGGCTTGAATGCCGCAGACCTGAAGGATTTCGTTACACGAACTGGCGTGCGCCGGGTACATTTTGGTTCGGCAGTCCGGGAGGACGGTGACCCGCTGAAGCCGGTAGACCCGGAGCGGCTCGCAGCCATCCGTACGCTTCTCAAGCTCTAG
- a CDS encoding sensor domain-containing protein, whose amino-acid sequence MIRQSIDAWKILMLSLPKGIIAFIIAVTGLCASLPLIIIWVGLPLLALTLAWCRSMMSSEHRTVEAWSGSNSRRGTGKPAVIADPAPAFRWEGLRTLGHQLRDRESYRGILYSLLQLPAGILGFTLALVLPAVAFSALLSPVAQRISSSVFSYDLNMLDPEVFFFLSGTTSDERSWMLCGTGFVLLLLLPLLLVGLGRLYAAWISAVSGTSVNSGSTPLEVIHT is encoded by the coding sequence ATGATAAGACAAAGTATAGACGCGTGGAAAATATTAATGCTCTCCCTGCCCAAAGGAATCATCGCCTTCATAATTGCTGTTACAGGTCTGTGTGCAAGCCTGCCCCTGATTATTATATGGGTGGGGCTGCCGCTGCTGGCCCTGACCTTGGCCTGGTGCCGCAGCATGATGTCCAGTGAACACAGAACAGTTGAAGCCTGGTCCGGCAGCAACAGCCGACGGGGAACCGGGAAGCCCGCTGTTATAGCGGATCCTGCCCCCGCCTTCCGCTGGGAGGGGCTGCGGACATTAGGACACCAGCTCCGTGACAGGGAATCGTACCGGGGAATCCTGTACAGTCTCCTCCAGCTGCCCGCAGGGATTCTGGGCTTCACACTTGCGCTGGTCCTGCCTGCGGTGGCCTTCAGCGCTCTTCTGTCACCTGTGGCTCAGCGAATCAGTTCATCGGTATTCTCCTATGATCTTAATATGCTGGACCCGGAGGTCTTCTTCTTCCTGTCCGGCACAACCTCAGATGAACGCTCGTGGATGCTATGCGGAACCGGATTTGTACTGCTGCTGCTTCTGCCGCTGCTGCTTGTGGGTCTTGGACGTCTGTACGCGGCCTGGATCAGTGCAGTGTCAGGAACCTCTGTGAATTCCGGCAGTACCCCGCTTGAAGTCATACATACCTGA